The Persephonella sp. KM09-Lau-8 nucleotide sequence ATATACAGGTTCTAAAAAAGGAGATTTCTTTTTACAAATATCTAAAATTTGATTTACAAACTATATATTTCGGTGGAGGAACTCCATCTATTTTGCCACCTGATTATATAGAGGAAATAGTTGATTTTATAATTAATAATGTTCCTGTTGTTGACAATCCTGAAATTACCATAGAAGTTAATCCTGAAACTTACAGATATAAAGAGTTTAAACAGTTATTGAAAGCAGGGGTTAATCGTATAAGTATAGGAGCCCAAAGTCTAAATGAAAAAATCTTAAAATCCCTTGGAAGATGGCATTCTTCAAAAGATGTTGTAGAAACAGCTTACTCAGCTGCAGATGCAGGAATAGAAAATATAAATATGGATATGATTTACGGTGTTCAGGGACAATCATTAAAAGACCTTGAAAAAGACCTACAGGAATACACTCAACTTCCAGTAAAACATATATCTGCGTATATGCTGACAGCCTATGAAGAAACTCCCCTTGGTCAGATGGTCAAAAGAGGTGAATACTCATTGCCTGAGGAAGATTTATTACTGGATATGTTTAAGCTAATTGATGGTTTTCTACATGAGAAAGGATTCGGTAGATATGAACTTTCAAACTGGGCAAAAGAAGGTTATCAATGTAAACATAATCTTTTTTACTGGACTGGTGAGGAATTCCTTGGGATAGGAGTTTCTGCATGGTCTTTAATAAACAATGAGAGATTTGGCAATACAAAAAATCTGTATGAGTATATGGAAAAAATAAATAAAGGTCAGTCTGCTGTTTTGTTTCGGGATAAACTTTCTCCACAGGAAAAAAGAAAAGAAAAAATAATTCTTGGACTGAGACTTGCTGAAGGAATAGATATAAAACTGGTAAAAGATAAAATGGACTTTATTAATCAGATAGTATCTGAGGGGCTTGCAAAAATAGAAAATGGCAGGTTGAAGTTAACACCTGAAGGTATTATGGTATCAAACTATATAACTGCATCCCTTATTTAGATAACTCTTTGCTTCTTTTTGTTGCTTCTTCTACAGCAGATATAACAGCATCTTTAAGACCTTTTTCCTCAAGTTTGTGCAGTGCATAAATAGTTGTTCCTGCAGGGGAGCTAACCTTATCTCTTAAGACTACAGGATGTTCATCAAGCTCCTTAACCAGCTTTGCAGCACCTAAGACTGTTTGAACGGCAAGCTCTTTTGCCTGAGGGTAAGACAGGCCTCCTTTTATTCCACCCTGAATAAGTCCTTCAATAAACATAAATACATAGGCGGGGCCGCTACCTGACAATCCTGTCACAACATCCATTAAGGACTCTTCAACCTCAACAACAACCCCAAGGGCATTAAGGATATTCAGAATTTCCAGTTTTTTGTTTTCATCTATTTCCTCAAAAGACACACCAATTGCACCTTCACCAATAAGTGCAGGTGTATTAGGCATAATTCTGACTATAACAGGCTTTTCAAGGATTTTTCTTATTTTTTCTATTTTTATTCCAGCCAGAACAGATATCAGGATTTTATCCTGTGTAAAACTGTCTTTTATAGGTTCTAAAGTTTTTTCTAAATCCTTAGGTTTAACTGATAGAAAAATTATCTCAGAATTTTCAACAACCCTTTTATTACTGGAACTTCCTGCAACATTGTATCTTTCAACCAGATAACTAATCCTGTCAGGGTCAATATCGGAAACTATTATTTCTGTGGATTTAACCACATTTTTTTCAATCAGCCCTCTGACTATAGCCTCACCCATATTTCCGGCGCCGATTATTCCTATCTTAAACATATTTCTTCCTCTTCATTCTGTCGTTTATTCTTTTACCCTCAGATAGCCTTATTATATCAATTACCTTGTTTACATTATAATCCTCAAGAAACTGGAGCATTTTTACAAATATTTTTAATGTGGTTTCTGCATCAGATAAAGCCCTGTGCCTTTGCTTAAACGGAATGCTGAAATGAAATGCTATATTTTCCAGAGACTTACTATCAATATCAGGAAGAATACGCCTTGCAAGATTGTCTGTGCATATTACTGGATTTTTCAGTGTTTTATTTAAATAAAGTTTTCCATTATAGTTTAGAAAAGAGATATCAAACTTTGCGTTATGGGCAACAATAATGCTGTCTTTTATAAATTTGAAAAACTCAGGTAATACTTCATTTATCTTTGGCTGGTCAATTACCATTGCTGTTGTAATTCCTGTTAGCTTAGAAATATGCTGTGGGACAAAATCCATATCAGGTTTTACAAGCTGAT carries:
- a CDS encoding 3'-5' exonuclease, whose protein sequence is MYNLTTDEAIFTVIDLETTGFHPERDYIIEIAAIKFQGNVEIDRYHQLVKPDMDFVPQHISKLTGITTAMVIDQPKINEVLPEFFKFIKDSIIVAHNAKFDISFLNYNGKLYLNKTLKNPVICTDNLARRILPDIDSKSLENIAFHFSIPFKQRHRALSDAETTLKIFVKMLQFLEDYNVNKVIDIIRLSEGKRINDRMKRKKYV
- the proC gene encoding pyrroline-5-carboxylate reductase; its protein translation is MFKIGIIGAGNMGEAIVRGLIEKNVVKSTEIIVSDIDPDRISYLVERYNVAGSSSNKRVVENSEIIFLSVKPKDLEKTLEPIKDSFTQDKILISVLAGIKIEKIRKILEKPVIVRIMPNTPALIGEGAIGVSFEEIDENKKLEILNILNALGVVVEVEESLMDVVTGLSGSGPAYVFMFIEGLIQGGIKGGLSYPQAKELAVQTVLGAAKLVKELDEHPVVLRDKVSSPAGTTIYALHKLEEKGLKDAVISAVEEATKRSKELSK
- the hemW gene encoding radical SAM family heme chaperone HemW, which encodes MFDFLNKDAILDCMVKGLYIHIPFCMNKCPYCDFTSISLIDRNVFKEYIQVLKKEISFYKYLKFDLQTIYFGGGTPSILPPDYIEEIVDFIINNVPVVDNPEITIEVNPETYRYKEFKQLLKAGVNRISIGAQSLNEKILKSLGRWHSSKDVVETAYSAADAGIENINMDMIYGVQGQSLKDLEKDLQEYTQLPVKHISAYMLTAYEETPLGQMVKRGEYSLPEEDLLLDMFKLIDGFLHEKGFGRYELSNWAKEGYQCKHNLFYWTGEEFLGIGVSAWSLINNERFGNTKNLYEYMEKINKGQSAVLFRDKLSPQEKRKEKIILGLRLAEGIDIKLVKDKMDFINQIVSEGLAKIENGRLKLTPEGIMVSNYITASLI